A single region of the Halobacterium wangiae genome encodes:
- a CDS encoding dipeptide epimerase, with product MNTEFERREFPLEYPFTISRGTQTTAEVVVVRVHDDEGTVGIGAAGPSAHYGETAGTVEAVMPDLLAVVERVDDPENVAKVEAGMRTVVEDNPAARTAVSIACHDLAAKRAGLPLYQYWGLDAEDSLDTSYTIGIDDAETMHEKTVEALDRGYTTLKVKLGTDRDEELLETVRNAAPDATLRVDANEAWTPKEAVRNIEWLDDYGVEFVEQPVPAEHTEGLKYVYERSKLPIAADESCITADDVPNIADRCDIANLKLMKTGGLREAKRLIHTARAHGLEVMCGCMAESNASIAAAAHLAPLLDYADLDGSLLLDRDDFAGVPMPAGHVDLQAVDRPGTGVQEN from the coding sequence GTGAACACCGAGTTCGAGCGCCGCGAGTTCCCCCTGGAGTACCCGTTCACTATCTCGCGGGGCACGCAGACGACGGCGGAGGTCGTGGTCGTCCGCGTCCACGACGACGAGGGGACCGTCGGCATCGGCGCCGCCGGGCCGTCCGCGCACTACGGCGAGACGGCCGGCACCGTCGAGGCCGTCATGCCGGACCTCCTGGCCGTCGTCGAACGCGTCGACGACCCGGAGAACGTCGCGAAGGTCGAGGCCGGGATGCGAACGGTCGTCGAGGACAACCCCGCGGCCCGCACCGCGGTCAGCATCGCCTGCCACGACCTCGCGGCGAAACGCGCTGGCCTGCCGCTGTACCAGTACTGGGGACTCGACGCCGAGGACAGCCTCGACACCTCCTACACCATCGGTATCGACGACGCGGAGACGATGCACGAGAAGACCGTCGAGGCCCTCGACCGCGGCTACACCACGCTGAAGGTGAAACTCGGGACGGACCGCGACGAGGAACTGCTCGAAACTGTTCGGAACGCCGCGCCAGACGCCACACTCCGCGTGGACGCCAACGAGGCGTGGACGCCGAAGGAGGCCGTCCGCAACATCGAGTGGCTCGACGACTACGGCGTCGAGTTCGTCGAACAGCCCGTTCCCGCCGAGCACACGGAGGGTCTGAAGTATGTCTACGAGCGCTCGAAACTCCCCATCGCGGCCGACGAGTCCTGCATCACCGCCGACGACGTGCCGAACATCGCGGACCGTTGTGACATCGCGAACCTGAAGCTGATGAAGACCGGCGGCCTCCGGGAAGCCAAGCGCCTGATTCACACCGCTCGTGCCCACGGGCTGGAAGTGATGTGTGGCTGCATGGCGGAGTCGAACGCGAGCATCGCGGCCGCCGCCCACCTCGCGCCGCTGCTCGACTACGCGGACCTCGACGGGTCGCTGCTGCTCGACCGCGACGACTTCGCGGGCGTGCCGATGCCCGCCGGCCACGTCGACCTGCAGGCCGTCGACCGCCCGGGAACGGGCGTGCAAGAGAACTGA
- a CDS encoding DUF1611 domain-containing protein, with translation MKVALLAHEKFPDDAKTAVGVLRYADYDVVAVLDRTNAGTRVNDSLPDVQDAPVVASMDDVEADVDALVIGVAPIGGGFEESWRPDVRAALERGCDVYAGLHYFLAEDEEFAGLADEHGAELWDVRKPPEDLGVSDGVAADVDATVVTTVGTDCNVGKMTATRELYEAAQERGMDAAFVATGQTGILIEGSGIPVDRVISDFTAGAVERMVVEAAEDHDYVLVEGQGSIVHPAYSGVTVGIVHGSMPDYQVLCHEVGRDSVHGYDQALPPVDSFPERYETFAEPVSDSPVAAGMLNTRSVDDDADAEDAVAEFSDSIGVPADDPVRFGTDDVLEVIM, from the coding sequence ATGAAGGTCGCGCTCCTCGCGCACGAGAAGTTCCCCGACGACGCGAAGACCGCCGTCGGCGTCCTTCGGTACGCCGACTACGACGTCGTCGCGGTCCTGGACCGGACGAACGCGGGCACGCGGGTCAACGACTCCCTGCCTGACGTCCAGGACGCTCCCGTCGTCGCGTCGATGGACGACGTCGAGGCGGACGTGGACGCGCTCGTCATCGGCGTCGCCCCCATCGGCGGCGGCTTCGAGGAGTCCTGGCGCCCGGACGTCCGCGCGGCGCTCGAACGTGGCTGTGACGTCTACGCCGGCCTCCACTACTTCCTCGCCGAGGACGAGGAGTTCGCCGGACTCGCCGACGAGCACGGCGCGGAACTGTGGGACGTCCGCAAGCCACCCGAGGACCTGGGCGTGTCGGACGGCGTCGCGGCCGACGTCGACGCCACCGTCGTCACGACCGTCGGTACGGACTGCAACGTCGGGAAGATGACCGCCACCCGGGAGCTGTACGAGGCGGCCCAGGAGCGCGGGATGGACGCGGCGTTCGTCGCGACCGGACAGACGGGCATCCTCATCGAGGGGTCGGGCATCCCCGTCGACCGCGTCATTTCGGACTTCACCGCCGGTGCCGTCGAGCGCATGGTGGTCGAGGCCGCCGAGGACCACGACTACGTGCTCGTGGAGGGTCAGGGGAGCATCGTCCACCCCGCGTACTCGGGCGTGACCGTGGGCATCGTCCACGGGTCGATGCCGGACTACCAGGTACTGTGCCACGAGGTCGGCCGCGACTCCGTCCACGGGTACGACCAGGCGCTCCCGCCCGTCGACTCCTTTCCCGAGCGCTACGAGACGTTCGCGGAGCCGGTGAGCGACAGCCCGGTGGCCGCCGGGATGTTGAACACGCGGAGCGTCGACGACGACGCCGACGCCGAGGACGCCGTCGCCGAGTTCTCGGACAGTATCGGCGTGCCGGCCGACGACCCGGTACGCTTCGGGACCGACGACGTTCTGGAGGTGATCATGTGA
- a CDS encoding Vms1/Ankzf1 family peptidyl-tRNA hydrolase, whose product MLDDLLGRTELKERIEELEAETESLRNQLDAESERRSEAVRDRQAAERRVNELEDRVTELTDRVDRTGGDDAEPEFRRRADLRGERRDRVLALLDSFEAGAESVLTAYVPDDPPEAVREAFGDRAPLVERAAPCLVVRDREGVVSAALRPPNPPAAFCEWDEGARIERAWFAPTGRYAFAVVRADLFALGVFEGDERVHYEGFESDVKGAHSKGGFSQDRFERRRESQIREHVEKCQAALAGVEADRTFVVGQSTLLDEFDADVTAAVDATGKPEAALDDARATFWTVPLSLL is encoded by the coding sequence ATGCTGGACGACCTCCTCGGGCGCACGGAACTCAAGGAGCGCATCGAGGAACTGGAGGCCGAGACCGAGTCCCTGCGGAACCAGCTCGACGCCGAGAGCGAGCGTCGCAGCGAGGCAGTCCGGGACCGACAGGCGGCCGAGCGCCGCGTCAACGAACTCGAGGACCGCGTGACGGAACTCACCGACCGGGTCGACCGCACCGGCGGCGACGACGCCGAACCCGAGTTCCGGCGCCGCGCCGACCTCCGCGGCGAGCGCCGCGACCGCGTGCTCGCGCTGCTGGACAGCTTCGAAGCCGGCGCGGAGAGCGTCCTCACCGCCTACGTCCCCGACGACCCGCCGGAAGCAGTCCGCGAGGCGTTCGGGGACCGCGCACCGCTCGTCGAACGCGCCGCGCCGTGTCTCGTCGTCCGCGACCGCGAGGGAGTCGTCTCCGCAGCGCTCCGCCCGCCGAACCCGCCGGCGGCGTTCTGCGAGTGGGACGAGGGCGCTCGCATCGAGCGGGCGTGGTTCGCACCGACGGGCCGGTACGCGTTCGCCGTCGTGCGCGCGGACCTGTTCGCGCTCGGGGTGTTCGAGGGCGACGAACGCGTCCACTACGAGGGGTTCGAGAGCGACGTGAAGGGAGCCCACTCGAAGGGCGGGTTCTCCCAGGACCGCTTCGAGCGCCGCCGCGAGAGCCAGATACGCGAACACGTCGAGAAGTGCCAGGCCGCGCTCGCAGGTGTCGAGGCCGACCGTACGTTCGTCGTCGGGCAGTCGACGCTGCTCGACGAGTTCGACGCGGACGTCACCGCGGCGGTCGACGCCACCGGGAAACCGGAGGCCGCACTCGACGACGCTCGCGCCACGTTCTGGACGGTACCGCTCTCCCTCCTCTAG
- a CDS encoding potassium channel family protein, producing MREFTDIRGLHYRDLTGRQRLLFWFGVGLVLLVGIFTVVYYWGINNLENQPRSIFQAFNVVIETMTTTGYGADSPWSTPAMNVFVALMQVTGIVLGFVTLRILVIPLFERTPLNLDDRLTSKDDHVVVAEYERDTEVLLDELEALDVDYVLVESDEDEALRLSDDGYQAINGDPEDRDDLDRATIERASLLITDAGDRTASVVLTALEANEDLRVVSFTASTRRKAALAEVGVDRSVAPHALIGRRLAEKATTPVALDAPSADDAVVIRELLVRRGSPLHGVSVRESPVARHPDLTLVAGWFDGELRLPPSPEDRLTPNTVLVVAGPEHSVDELENEVGSGRTPRAATQSQVIVAGFGEGGQEAVSTLPADVPVTTVDQSADSGADVVGDATEPETLRAAGVEGASALVVTVDDDATALLTVAMARSLSDDVEILARVTDAEKESAAFRAGADYVLSIQRVSARLVAAEVHGERVMDPAGQIRLVRAEADRFVDAPLSAARGNTERGWTVVGVARDGRVLTDERTEIRSGDDVFVAGSDDAIQRFERTADRR from the coding sequence ATGCGCGAGTTCACGGACATTCGCGGTCTCCACTACCGCGACCTGACGGGACGGCAGCGCCTCTTGTTCTGGTTCGGCGTCGGTCTCGTCCTGCTCGTCGGCATCTTCACCGTCGTCTACTACTGGGGGATAAACAACCTGGAGAACCAGCCGCGGTCCATCTTCCAGGCGTTCAACGTCGTCATCGAGACGATGACCACGACGGGGTACGGCGCCGACTCGCCGTGGTCGACGCCGGCGATGAACGTGTTCGTCGCGCTGATGCAGGTGACCGGCATCGTCCTCGGGTTCGTCACGCTGCGCATCCTCGTCATCCCGCTGTTCGAGCGGACGCCGCTGAACCTCGACGACCGCCTCACCAGCAAGGACGACCACGTCGTCGTCGCGGAGTACGAACGCGACACGGAGGTGTTACTCGACGAACTCGAGGCCCTCGACGTGGACTACGTCCTCGTCGAGTCCGACGAGGACGAGGCGCTGCGGCTCTCCGACGACGGCTACCAGGCGATCAACGGCGACCCCGAGGACCGCGACGACCTGGACCGCGCGACCATCGAACGGGCGTCGCTGCTCATCACGGACGCCGGCGACAGGACGGCGAGCGTGGTCCTCACCGCCCTGGAGGCCAACGAGGACCTCCGCGTGGTCAGTTTCACCGCGTCGACCCGCCGGAAGGCCGCGCTCGCCGAGGTCGGCGTCGACCGGAGCGTCGCCCCGCACGCGCTCATCGGTCGGCGGCTGGCCGAGAAGGCGACGACGCCCGTGGCACTCGACGCGCCGTCGGCCGACGACGCGGTCGTGATCCGCGAACTGCTCGTCCGACGGGGGAGCCCGCTGCACGGCGTCAGTGTCCGGGAGTCGCCGGTCGCCCGCCACCCGGACCTGACGCTCGTCGCAGGGTGGTTCGACGGGGAGTTGCGCCTCCCACCGTCGCCCGAGGACCGCCTCACCCCGAACACGGTACTGGTCGTCGCCGGACCGGAGCACTCCGTCGACGAACTCGAGAACGAGGTGGGCAGCGGACGGACGCCGCGAGCGGCGACGCAGTCACAGGTGATCGTCGCCGGGTTCGGCGAGGGCGGCCAGGAGGCCGTCTCCACGCTCCCGGCGGACGTCCCGGTCACGACCGTCGACCAGTCCGCCGACAGCGGGGCGGACGTCGTCGGCGACGCGACGGAACCGGAGACGCTCCGGGCGGCCGGCGTCGAGGGCGCGTCGGCGCTGGTCGTCACCGTCGACGACGACGCCACTGCGCTGCTGACGGTGGCGATGGCACGCTCGCTGTCGGACGACGTCGAGATTCTCGCCCGCGTCACGGACGCCGAGAAGGAGTCCGCGGCGTTCAGGGCGGGGGCCGACTACGTGCTCTCCATCCAGCGGGTGTCCGCGCGACTGGTCGCCGCGGAGGTCCACGGCGAGCGCGTGATGGACCCCGCGGGACAGATCCGACTCGTTCGGGCCGAGGCGGACCGGTTCGTCGATGCGCCGCTGTCGGCAGCGCGTGGGAACACGGAACGCGGCTGGACGGTCGTCGGTGTCGCCCGCGACGGCCGCGTCCTCACCGACGAGCGCACCGAGATCCGGTCCGGGGACGACGTGTTCGTCGCGGGCAGCGACGACGCTATCCAGCGATTCGAGCGCACCGCCGACCGGAGGTAG
- a CDS encoding DUF5802 family protein has translation MFEAFSSGYYLGRLYVEPASGGYAAINRDQHELVNEQLYTTDAGLSRTDLPLVMKLGAAHLTVHGEDDVPERTLAVPEDVLEDLDVSNPPTLREVLLAKREHAARLLDIGAV, from the coding sequence ATGTTCGAGGCCTTCTCCAGCGGCTACTACCTCGGACGGTTGTACGTCGAACCCGCGTCAGGCGGGTACGCGGCGATCAACCGCGACCAGCACGAGCTGGTCAACGAGCAACTGTACACCACGGACGCGGGACTCTCCCGGACGGACCTCCCGCTCGTGATGAAACTCGGTGCGGCGCACCTCACCGTCCACGGCGAGGACGACGTGCCCGAGCGAACGCTCGCGGTTCCGGAGGACGTCCTCGAGGACCTCGACGTATCGAACCCACCGACGCTCAGGGAGGTCCTGCTGGCGAAACGCGAGCACGCGGCCCGCCTGCTGGACATCGGCGCGGTGTAA
- a CDS encoding ArsR/SmtB family transcription factor — translation MDSGALLDLLGNENRRRILRLLARKPCYVTEISEYIDVSPKAVIDHLRRMEEAGLVESQVDDQRRKYFHIAENLRLEVRLSPFDFGAKSAYPASADFDLAQFQYVSVRVAERRENDVAELATKLEELKDLERELSLTQRWVQGQLADVQNRLADTVGEGTDRLYADVLAALADGDRTVAVLAERLDAPEALVEGVLETLRERGVVAETDGEWRITE, via the coding sequence ATGGACTCCGGGGCACTACTCGACCTTCTCGGGAACGAGAACCGGCGGCGCATCCTGCGCCTGCTGGCTCGCAAACCCTGCTACGTCACCGAGATCTCCGAGTACATCGACGTCAGCCCCAAGGCCGTCATCGACCACCTCCGCCGGATGGAGGAGGCCGGCCTCGTGGAGTCGCAGGTCGACGACCAGCGCAGGAAGTACTTCCACATCGCCGAGAACCTCCGCCTGGAGGTCCGGCTGTCGCCATTCGACTTCGGCGCGAAGTCGGCGTACCCCGCGAGCGCGGACTTCGACCTCGCGCAGTTCCAGTACGTCTCCGTCCGCGTGGCCGAGCGCCGCGAGAACGACGTCGCGGAGCTCGCCACGAAACTGGAGGAACTGAAGGACCTCGAACGGGAGCTGTCGCTCACCCAGCGCTGGGTCCAGGGCCAGCTCGCGGACGTCCAGAACAGGCTCGCGGACACCGTCGGCGAGGGGACCGACCGCCTCTACGCGGACGTGCTCGCGGCGCTCGCGGACGGCGACCGGACCGTGGCCGTCCTCGCCGAGCGCCTCGACGCGCCGGAGGCGCTGGTCGAGGGCGTCCTCGAGACGCTCCGCGAGCGCGGCGTCGTCGCGGAGACCGACGGCGAGTGGCGCATCACCGAGTAG
- the gatD gene encoding Glu-tRNA(Gln) amidotransferase subunit GatD, whose product MNAGDRVRVERDGTAHEGVLLPSASPDHLVVKLDSGYNVGVDRDEATVDVLESGVFDVDAEGGEEAASEVAFDDGLPTIALISTGGTIASTVDYRTGAVTAQFDAEDVLRAVPDLAGRANYRGRVVANILSENMEPPIWQELAEAVHEEIADGADGVVVMHGTDTMQYSASALSFMLDTPVPVVFTGSQRSADRPSSDNVMNAVCSVEAAKSDAAEVMVCMHASTSDDRCALHRGTRVRKNHTSRRDAFETVGAEPLGYVDYDVASEDATGEASGVEYTKPYASRGETELDLDLALENDVELVKFTPGMDPAFFEACEGKAGVVIEGTGLGHVHSKFVDTVADLVDDGTTVVMTSQCLEGRVCDRVYDTGRDLLDAGVVEGEDMLPGTAKVKLMWALANTESVAETMHTPIAGEITERSVPWE is encoded by the coding sequence ATGAACGCAGGCGACCGCGTGCGCGTCGAACGCGACGGAACGGCCCACGAGGGCGTGCTGTTGCCGTCGGCGTCGCCGGACCACCTCGTCGTCAAACTCGACTCCGGCTACAACGTCGGCGTCGACCGCGACGAGGCGACGGTGGACGTACTGGAATCGGGCGTCTTCGACGTCGATGCCGAGGGTGGCGAGGAGGCGGCCTCCGAGGTCGCGTTCGACGACGGCCTGCCGACGATCGCGCTCATCTCGACCGGCGGCACCATCGCCTCGACGGTGGACTACCGGACGGGTGCGGTGACCGCGCAGTTCGACGCCGAGGACGTGCTGCGGGCGGTGCCGGACCTCGCGGGCCGCGCGAACTACCGCGGGCGCGTCGTCGCCAACATCCTCTCGGAGAACATGGAGCCGCCGATCTGGCAGGAGCTCGCCGAGGCGGTCCACGAGGAGATCGCGGACGGCGCCGACGGCGTCGTCGTGATGCACGGCACGGACACGATGCAGTACTCCGCGAGCGCGCTCTCCTTCATGCTCGACACGCCCGTCCCGGTCGTGTTCACGGGCAGCCAGCGCTCGGCGGACCGGCCGTCCTCGGACAACGTGATGAACGCCGTCTGCTCGGTGGAGGCCGCCAAGAGCGACGCCGCCGAGGTGATGGTCTGCATGCACGCCTCGACGAGCGACGACCGGTGTGCGCTCCACCGCGGCACGCGCGTCCGGAAGAACCACACGAGCCGCCGGGACGCCTTCGAGACGGTCGGCGCGGAGCCCCTGGGCTACGTCGACTACGACGTCGCCAGCGAGGACGCGACCGGCGAGGCGAGCGGTGTCGAGTACACGAAGCCCTACGCCTCCCGTGGCGAGACGGAACTCGACCTCGACCTGGCCCTGGAGAACGACGTCGAACTCGTGAAGTTCACGCCCGGGATGGACCCCGCGTTCTTCGAGGCCTGCGAGGGGAAGGCCGGCGTGGTCATCGAGGGGACTGGCCTCGGCCACGTCCACTCGAAGTTCGTCGACACCGTCGCCGACCTCGTCGACGACGGCACGACGGTCGTGATGACCAGCCAGTGTCTCGAGGGGCGAGTCTGCGACCGCGTCTACGACACGGGCCGGGACCTCCTCGACGCCGGCGTCGTCGAGGGCGAGGACATGCTCCCGGGCACCGCGAAGGTGAAGCTGATGTGGGCGCTGGCGAACACCGAGAGCGTCGCCGAGACGATGCACACCCCTATCGCGGGCGAGATCACCGAGCGCTCCGTCCCGTGGGAATGA
- a CDS encoding GNAT family N-acetyltransferase, with product MSLELTIRQAELDDHEDVVAFTSETWADRRDSGDYIPRVFESWVESDGPSQRTLVADTGDDVAGIVQVVLLSEHEAWVQGMRANPDYRGSGVGLELAHAAFDWAREQGATVARNMVFSWNVMGLGHSRAAGFGPAAEFRWVHPEPDADATTDREITDDVNAAWRYWQQSRARDALRGLALHTEESWALAELARDHLVAARDERDGLLVVQDDTTGTQGFTFRTRTYEREDDDGDTQTWVEYGVAGWESQSACEDLLAATARDAASVGADRTRVLIPESVTMVSDVAVTRTEIGEEPDFVMAADLTSDYRR from the coding sequence ATGAGCCTGGAACTCACGATCCGGCAGGCGGAACTCGACGACCACGAGGACGTGGTCGCGTTCACGAGCGAAACGTGGGCCGACCGCCGCGACAGCGGCGACTACATCCCACGCGTCTTCGAGAGCTGGGTCGAGAGCGACGGCCCGAGCCAGCGCACGCTCGTCGCGGACACCGGCGACGACGTCGCGGGCATCGTCCAGGTCGTCCTGCTCAGCGAGCACGAGGCGTGGGTGCAGGGGATGCGCGCGAACCCCGACTACCGCGGCTCCGGCGTCGGCCTCGAACTCGCCCACGCGGCCTTCGACTGGGCGCGCGAGCAGGGCGCCACCGTCGCTCGCAACATGGTGTTCAGCTGGAACGTCATGGGCCTCGGTCACTCGCGAGCGGCGGGGTTCGGCCCCGCGGCGGAGTTCCGGTGGGTCCACCCCGAACCAGACGCCGACGCCACTACCGACCGCGAGATCACCGACGACGTGAACGCGGCGTGGCGCTACTGGCAGCAGAGCCGCGCTCGCGACGCCCTCCGTGGCCTCGCGCTCCACACCGAGGAGTCGTGGGCGCTCGCGGAACTCGCCCGCGACCACCTCGTGGCGGCCCGCGACGAACGCGACGGCCTGCTGGTCGTCCAGGACGACACCACGGGCACGCAGGGGTTCACGTTCCGTACCCGCACCTACGAGCGCGAGGACGACGACGGCGACACCCAGACGTGGGTGGAGTACGGCGTCGCCGGCTGGGAGAGCCAGTCCGCCTGCGAGGATCTGCTCGCCGCTACCGCCCGGGACGCCGCGAGCGTCGGCGCGGACCGCACGCGCGTGCTGATTCCCGAGAGCGTGACGATGGTGAGCGACGTCGCCGTGACGCGCACGGAGATCGGCGAGGAACCCGACTTCGTGATGGCCGCCGACCTCACGAGCGACTACCGCAGGTAG
- a CDS encoding glycerophosphodiester phosphodiesterase encodes MFTIAHRGFAGVAPENTAAAVRAAADRADGIEVDVQPRADGTPVVFHDQRLDDEGDSRGVTDASGFVWDADRETLDDADVLDSGEAVPDLESVAALVPPGVEFHVELKTPGSEDARLGLPGPGAAQWRPFVERVADALADCEAPVVLSSFFDGALEAAQEVAPDTPRAALCIDTDRGLTRASEFDCRALYAPLDAVDADLVDHAHRDGRSVNVWTVTDWRDAQRCRDAGADGVISDYPGVLDYVLGG; translated from the coding sequence ATGTTCACCATCGCACACCGCGGGTTCGCGGGCGTCGCCCCGGAGAACACCGCCGCCGCGGTCCGGGCGGCCGCCGACCGGGCCGACGGTATCGAGGTGGACGTCCAGCCCCGAGCGGACGGGACGCCGGTCGTCTTCCACGACCAGCGACTCGACGACGAGGGCGACTCGCGGGGCGTCACCGACGCGTCCGGGTTCGTCTGGGACGCCGACCGGGAGACGCTCGACGACGCCGACGTCCTCGACTCGGGCGAGGCGGTGCCCGACCTCGAGTCGGTCGCCGCCCTCGTGCCACCGGGCGTCGAGTTCCACGTCGAACTGAAGACCCCGGGGAGTGAGGACGCGCGCCTCGGCCTCCCCGGTCCGGGCGCCGCACAGTGGCGCCCGTTCGTCGAGCGCGTGGCGGACGCGCTGGCGGACTGCGAGGCCCCGGTCGTCCTCTCCTCGTTCTTCGACGGTGCGCTGGAGGCCGCCCAGGAGGTGGCCCCGGACACCCCGAGAGCGGCGCTCTGCATCGACACCGACCGGGGGCTGACGCGCGCCAGCGAGTTCGACTGCCGCGCGCTGTACGCGCCCCTGGACGCCGTCGACGCCGACCTGGTCGACCACGCCCACCGCGACGGCCGCAGCGTCAACGTCTGGACCGTCACCGACTGGCGGGACGCCCAGCGGTGCCGGGATGCGGGCGCGGACGGCGTCATCAGCGACTACCCGGGCGTGCTGGACTACGTGCTCGGCGGCTAG
- a CDS encoding ubiquitin-like small modifier protein 1, with protein sequence MEWKLFADLAEVGGDRHVEVDVQPGETVGDALDALVDDRPALADRVLTEDGDLRHHVNVLHNGENVRNLDGLDTELAAGDELAMFPPVSGG encoded by the coding sequence ATGGAGTGGAAGCTCTTCGCGGACCTCGCGGAGGTCGGCGGCGACCGCCACGTCGAGGTCGACGTTCAGCCGGGCGAGACGGTTGGGGACGCCCTGGACGCACTCGTCGACGACCGACCGGCGCTGGCCGACCGCGTGCTCACCGAGGACGGCGACCTGCGACACCACGTCAACGTCCTGCACAACGGGGAGAACGTCCGCAACCTGGACGGCCTGGACACCGAACTCGCTGCCGGCGACGAACTGGCGATGTTCCCGCCGGTGAGCGGTGGCTGA
- a CDS encoding potassium transporter TrkA, whose product MAPVTTAAVAQAVGLTVVAALVVVVLAAGFRWYFRQRVPFGVALLVDVSVVTLYLNTRVALGEAVAGRTDALSVAEVGSNLAVFAAAIVLVPAALRAGDRIGIQLLAATGTRELEGEVGQLVKAVGRAVAVELPEEVADIEGYDPVTPETKRELAGKTFIFPRRLTVDELEDRLVARLKDDYEVGYVDVELDAAGTVSYLALGRRTAGIGPTLPPGTAAVAVRADPPYTAAAGDLVQVWRADGEQPRQVTTAELRAVKDDTVTLSLDEFDARSIAGGDYRLLTLPYEPGADRQFASLLRNADETMTVVSVGAGSDLEGRTVGDVDGTVAAVRTGDGVEAIPKGSRVLAAGETLYVVARPDVVRRLDSAATAP is encoded by the coding sequence ATGGCCCCCGTCACGACTGCCGCGGTCGCGCAGGCGGTCGGCCTCACCGTCGTCGCGGCGCTCGTCGTCGTCGTGCTCGCGGCCGGCTTCCGGTGGTACTTCCGCCAGCGCGTCCCGTTCGGCGTGGCGCTGCTCGTGGACGTCTCCGTGGTCACGCTCTACCTCAACACCCGGGTCGCGCTCGGTGAGGCCGTCGCCGGCCGTACCGACGCCCTGTCGGTGGCCGAGGTCGGCTCGAACCTCGCGGTGTTCGCCGCCGCCATCGTCCTCGTCCCGGCCGCGCTCCGCGCCGGCGACCGCATCGGCATCCAGTTGCTCGCGGCCACGGGCACCCGCGAACTCGAGGGCGAGGTCGGCCAGCTCGTGAAAGCCGTCGGGCGTGCGGTGGCGGTCGAACTCCCCGAGGAGGTGGCGGACATCGAGGGGTACGACCCGGTCACGCCCGAGACGAAGCGAGAACTGGCCGGGAAGACGTTCATCTTCCCGCGCCGGCTCACCGTCGACGAACTCGAGGACCGACTCGTCGCCCGCCTGAAAGACGACTACGAGGTCGGCTACGTGGACGTGGAACTGGACGCCGCCGGCACCGTCTCCTACCTCGCGCTCGGGCGGCGGACCGCCGGTATCGGGCCGACGCTCCCGCCCGGCACGGCCGCCGTCGCGGTGCGCGCCGACCCGCCGTACACCGCCGCTGCTGGCGACCTCGTGCAGGTGTGGCGGGCCGACGGGGAGCAGCCACGGCAGGTGACGACGGCGGAGCTACGCGCGGTCAAAGACGACACGGTCACGCTGTCCCTCGACGAGTTCGACGCCCGGTCGATCGCGGGCGGCGACTACCGGCTGCTCACCCTGCCGTACGAACCCGGCGCCGACCGCCAGTTCGCCAGCCTGCTACGCAACGCCGACGAGACGATGACCGTGGTGTCCGTCGGAGCAGGCAGCGACCTGGAGGGGAGGACCGTCGGGGACGTCGACGGCACCGTCGCGGCTGTCCGCACGGGCGACGGGGTCGAGGCGATTCCGAAGGGGAGCCGCGTGCTGGCGGCCGGCGAGACGCTGTACGTCGTCGCCCGCCCGGACGTCGTGCGCCGACTCGACAGCGCGGCCACCGCCCCGTAG